Proteins found in one Solitalea lacus genomic segment:
- a CDS encoding SRPBCC domain-containing protein, translating into MKDIKKYYLIHAAPEDVYLAITNPLTIELWSGYPAEMSTEPGSEFSLWDGSIVGKNIEFEENKKIVQQWYFGDQPEESIVTIKLHPDKHGTSVELRHINVPDTELEDMLYGWNNYYFGAIEDYFDE; encoded by the coding sequence ATGAAGGATATAAAAAAATATTACCTCATTCATGCTGCTCCGGAAGATGTTTACCTGGCTATTACCAATCCATTAACCATTGAGTTGTGGAGTGGTTATCCTGCCGAGATGAGTACTGAACCGGGTTCTGAATTTTCACTTTGGGATGGAAGCATTGTAGGTAAGAATATTGAATTTGAAGAGAATAAGAAAATTGTTCAGCAATGGTATTTTGGTGATCAGCCTGAAGAATCAATTGTTACCATTAAATTACATCCCGATAAACACGGTACTTCAGTTGAATTGCGTCATATAAACGTACCTGACACAGAACTGGAGGATATGCTTTATGGCTGGAATAACTATTATTTTGGTGCCATTGAGGATTACTTTGATGAATAG